A stretch of DNA from Cryptomeria japonica chromosome 4, Sugi_1.0, whole genome shotgun sequence:
CCGGAATCAGGATTATTCCTCCATGTGTCTCGTGTCATGCTTTCACACCAGCACCTACTGGGGGCATAACATTCTAATAGCtattgatgggagtggattctctattacttgtgattcattgagttattCATTCAACAATGTCTTGAaataacaccaaaaacattcataaaattttAGCAAAaccccaaaaacatttgcaaaatgtcctaaaaacaaaatccaaaaacattcacaacattcaaaaacatcaaaaatcactcaAAAACATTGTAATGtgtattattccttgtacatacacatcacaagagaaaaaaacataacattttgagctactcaaatgatgaccacctatcaaatcaaccaaccaatcaaaacacctGCACACAaccgtcttcacaaggatgcatccttcttgACAAACAaaacatggtaacattttctttgacaagaaaattcggtGTGGCTGATAGGCACTTGgtcatttgttatttatttatttatatcaggttcctatgctactcccggatatccacaagtgattagagtagtcgggatggctcttgatatctttttctttgtttaatGTTtgcagattgttccaatgaagttttggggcatgtactaatggtgtctacatgggaagttcactaagctacatgattctatgcaaaaatatagtcatggatcactatggcttgctgactacaacatatacctcaaccatttatatatgaaccagaatggagggtcactTTCCTTGTTTGCAATGCTTACTTATAGGTGAgatgctcaaacttggttccttCTACCTTGGCCAAGATCGATAcaaccatgctcgatgatgaaaataaagcactatggataaacacatggatcatcatttcatctcatatgtatatattgcattccattgcatatcacccatccatttgctcattcattattcatatctaTTGTTTGCATGCAAGTAATTCAGGTTTCTATGACAAAGCACCTAATATAAATTTGACCTGGGTGCAATCACgatggagttctctgatacatcatctcacatacCCATTTCCAAATCTGCATTCTCTCACCACTGGACATTCATATATCATGTAGGAATTGACATTCTCATTTAGTTACATTAAATacattcatttcattcatttaagtGCACTTATTCATTAGAGTGTATTCAGATATGTATTTAAGTAGATTAGTTTATTCATCAAATAAGGGCATTCAACACAGTTGGTACATTTATCACCATGTAGTTGCATTTTAATCAATTCACATTAGTTATATACATCAAGTTCATccattattatttacttgcatTAAGGTGCATTTAATATCCTTTAGTTTCATCTCAAACCGGTAAGTTACATTCATCTAATCATTAAAAAACATTCATCATCATTTAGGTTGTTTAGTACAttctcatttagttgcatttaagtgCATTTGTTTATCTGTTATCAAGAACAATCATCTATCCATTTAGTGCATTCTTGTAATCATTAAATatgcattcatttcattatcaCTTAAAAGTTTCATCTAGATTCATGAAGATGAATTTTCTTCACTTGCATTAAGGTACAGTTATTCATTATCCATTAGCTGCattcatttcattgtcatttagttgcatttcacatCCTGTTAATTTATTTAGAttcattttgtttcttttttttttaaattccatcATTTAGTTGTTTAGTACATACATTTATCGTCATATAAAAATGTAtttattccttaagtgcattcaaACCATTCATGTAAGTACATTCATCTAGAAACGTACATAACATTTATATAAACAACTTTTCATCCATTTTAGTGCATTCATCTAGAAGCATACATAacatcttcaaaaaaaaattcattcatttAAGATTCATCTTAAAAAAATGCATCATTAATTCTtatcatcatctcatcatatcatcaacataaacaagtattatctatcatactatcattattcattatctaaacTCATCATTTAGCATAAAATCTTCATCATTGCATCACATTCATAGCAGTACAAAAGCATCATTCATCTAGTAACCTGCAGACACATGTTAGCACACACATAGCATTCATATAGAtgtcatatcatcaacatgtatatctatatagtaAAACATCTTCGTAGCATGTATCCAAGCATAACTcatatcatcatcctgcataaaaacatacatgtcatcacatggatacatatcatatcatcaccacaAAAAATGATATCGCATCAACaagaatacatgtatcagagtacaatgatgtctgaaaaatatcggctaccaagagccatcaaagtatcaGTCTAATAACAAAGCCAAAATGTACCAAAATCTCTAAATTAGCACTCTGGCCAGATACTGCTCCCCCACCACCCTCGCCATCTTGTCGAGGAGGCCCCATAACACCACGGCCCCATAACACCACcattgctctgcatcctctgagaccactctgATATTGCTTGCTGCATCTGGGAGTAACCCATCACTCACTGACTAGATGGCACAACTTGCTCATATAATCCCCACCAATAGTCAATATTTGCCCCTACCCACCACATCTTCCTCAGCACTTCTCCAGTCAAACCCTTTCCTTGTGCTCTCTCAAAAACATGAACTCTATCCTATACTTCCATCACTCTATCCATCAGATCATCTCTCTTTCACACCACTACCCCCAACTCTGCCTCCCATGCAAAAAGATGGACATCCCTTGCTGCAATCTCTACATCCCTATCCTCCAACTATGCCCCACCTCCTGTCAGTCGAGTCTGtagttgtacaataaaaaaatatcgCAAATCTCCCTCTCCACCCATGATTCCCCCacccatctccataggatcctctccaTCACCAACAACTCCCTCTCCCATTATCTCATTACCATCCTCTCCCCCACCAACATCTCTCCCTCCTCTCATTGCTCCTTGTATCAACAGACCCTGTGATAGTCGTAAAGGTTTTCCATCTCTACCTCTTCTCTGTaatcgtcctcctccaccacctccacctccaaatccacctccaCCCCCAAATCCACCTCCCCTAACCCCTCCCCCTCCTTGTGCTCCACCAATTCCTCCTCCCCCACCAAAACCTCCttcaccacctccatctcctcctctacCACCTACATATCCTCCTCCTACACcccgacctcctctcctcctttaTCTCTTGCCATCCTCAAACAATGATATGAGCTTGGCAGGATCTGAAATCCATGGAATTGGATGTGCAGCACGATACTGAGTATGCTCCTCTGTCACCCCTATATCTACAATCTttggcctcatctgccatggtctcgaCTGTAATATCCAAAACTTTGCGAGGGCCTGATCATAGGGTAACATTTACCCCCACTGAAATCACTCCTGCACTACCCATGCATACTCTCCTGAACCCCTCGGCAACCTCTGCCTCTGTcaaaactgtctcatcactctccTTGGCAAATGTCTCTCCACATAGTAGGATGTGCAACCAATCAAAAACCATGTCACATACACATACAATAGGacctctccatcatcctcccagggATCACAATTGATATACGACCTCCATATAACTGTATCTAGGTCATCTAATGCCCGTCATCGAAACTCTAGCTTCCCTAAATGGGGTTGgttcatcatacctccatacatacaCACATAGGGCTGATCTATCACCCTAAATCTCAAGCATACTGGCCGTGTGACTGgcaagtgctcccaagcccaaatatgtagcaaaTTAATCCCTACCCCTAGTGATCTAGTCTCTCGGTAGACTACCTCATGTAGATCCCTATAAGGGTGTGCTAGcatacatggtccccatgcatagcgGTTCCCCTATGTCATCATCTACTCAATCACTTGGCCCCAAGAAACGGCTAGTCCATGAGAATGTTGATCGGGGCAAAGAAAACCCCTGACGATCACTAATAGTACTATTGGTAAGGGCTCATACAACGTTGCTATATCCTCCCATACCACAGAGCCATTCTCAATGTAAATATCATCGACAAATATCCTCTGCATGACTATCGTCCCTAGTGGCCGATCATAGGTCACCAACTCCCCTCTAATCGGGATATGCAATATCCTCCAAACATCCTCCTAGGTCACCATCATCTCTCCCATTGCCAAGTGGAAAGAACATGTCTCGCTTTACCATTGCTTGGCCAACACTATCAGGAGTCCAcgattcatccgaatcatgggaAGATACATCATATCATACAAACCAATAGTGCAGATACAATCTATCTCCATCTTAGTCAACTGCTCTCATAGTTGCCATGTGGTAGGATGTTGCTCTCGCATCTATAAGATgggtagatcctcctacacacatcaAAAAACATCGGTTGTTTTgctacaaactttcttaagtttcaacctaaactatcaatagatactttttaatcaagtatcttcgggtctcaacaggcaatcgattatggcaatcctagactacaacaagcattcaTCGTAATGACCTaatctcaacggggctgctataattcaccaaaacaaccaatcaatcaatcaacagaGGCATCAAGAACTATTCTATCTAACACTAGGGTATtttattacaatagcgctattctacTAACAATAATGCTACAACTTATGTACCAAAGCACTAGATCAACAATAGCATTATAATAGCTATACCATAGTGCTATTTCATGGCAAAAGTGTCACAACAAGTGTACAACAATGCTAACATTACAAAAGTGCTACAACTCTTATTCAAAAGCGCTAAACCAACAACAACACTAAAATAATGATGcaatagcaccattgcggcacaatagtgctATTTTAGgctacaaaagtgctaaaacatagTTTGAGCACTATTCTCTTACTTGGACTTTGACGcttgaaaaaacatgacaaaaatgcataaaaagaaaaatttaagatttaCGTACCGCTGGTCTGTAGTCCTCTGGTCACTGGTATTGGCAGATCTgctcaaatcaatgattttctatcAGCACGACCATGATGACTGTTGCTCACTCTTTcaccaaatgtcactatcagagctccaaacttctagggagataggtgcaaatgaggtTGTTTTTTTCCCTTCCCCTCCATATATACCCCAACACCCCTAACCCTAATCACCCCACTCACTGTTGTGGTCCTTGTGAACTTCCAATGCCTCCCATTTCTTTGTATTAACTTCGGTTTCTCtcgttctttcaccattatttataAATTCTCCTATTCTATCTCCCCctaatttctttctctttttcgagagattgcccgatttttcaaaaaaaaattggtccATCTCTTGAGGGGCAttccacccactaaattaacatttatggggcatattcttcacacctatctttttttctttgaaacgatgcaataaacctcaccatctcaaagaggggcaaatgtagacacataaatctgtccacttaattaaatgaatatttagtattaatttgattatttaaccatcagtcaacatttaattaattcatcctcaacctgttcttctattaactaaataaattatccaagttatttaaattattcattAAACCACATccccaaatcaattaaatgaataaaacacatttatttaatttaacccctttcctcctttaaataaataaataaatatttatttaaatacctaaactaccccccccccccctccccaactttcattctcctacaaatgcaagtttcacctattttgttgaaataaagtaattttattttaattaaaatcctattttctctcacccaccaaacccacttgcctcctaaacccctccTAGATTTTTccaaacc
This window harbors:
- the LOC131874983 gene encoding uncharacterized protein LOC131874983, with the translated sequence MGGRWCVTKSCGRVRRWWNVVFSEVAGQEPQWVVGWRYLRRRGGRGVGGGYVGGRGGDGGGEGGFGGGGGIGGAQGGGGVRGGGFGGGGGFGGGGGGGGRLQRRGRDGKPLRLSQGLLIQGAMRGGRDVGGGEDGNEIMGEGVVGDGEDPMEMGGGIMGGEGDLRYFFIVQLQTRLTGGGA